ACTCCTGATCGATGTTGCATCGCCATCCTTCGACTCGAGACTGACCTACGGTAAAGCGACTATCTTCTGGCGCTTTAAAAGGGTCGCCATCGCTGCTGTGACCATTTCGCTTTTGTTCTGGGTATGAGTGCCGCCCTGGAACCTCCTTTCTTCCACGCGCCGTCTCGTTTCTCCTATCGCTGACGTTCCGAACGTTCCGACATCACAATGCCATCCCGAACGCTGCCGACGTTTACTCGCGCCGAGGTGGAATCGCACGCGTCCGCCGCATCGTGCTTCGTTGCCATCGGCACTAAGGTGTACGATGTGACGGATTTTGTCGACGATCAtcctggcggtggcgacttgctgctgcagtaTGCCGGCAAGGATGTCGGGGACATCTTGAAGGGCCCGACTTCACATCCGCATTCGGAGGCCGCGCACGATGTTTTGGATGAATTGCTAGCCGGTCTTATGGTCCCAGAAAAGGCTGTGGGCGCCAACAGCTTCGCGCATCCtaaggccgaggccaacggcGCGTTGAACGGCTCTGTGGCCACCGAACCGTCCACATTCTATGTCCACCCTCGAACTGGTATGTCCTGCGAAGAGGATTTGAGCAGGGAGACGGATATCTCCCAGGACTACAGGAAATACAAGTTCCTGGATCTCAACCGGCCACTCTTCCTCCAGGTCTGGAACGGCCGCTTCAGCAAAGAGTTTTACATGGACCAGGTCCATCGCCCACGACATTACAAGGGTGGTGACTCGGCCCCGTTGTTTGGAAACTTCCTCGAGCCGCTCACCAAGACTCCATGGTGGATGGTGCCGACCATTTGGCTGCCGTGCGTCTGCTACGGAGTCTATCTGGCAAACCAAGGCCACGAGAGTCCCCTCATCACTGCCGCCTACTGGGTGTTTGGTGTGCTCCTGTGGACATTAATCGAATACTGCATGCACAGATTCCTCTTCCATATCGATGAGTGAGTTTGCCGTAATCAACGTGTTGGGCCTGAAGGGTTGGCTAATAAACCCTGCAGCTATCTGCCCGACAACAGGGTCGGCATCACCGCGCACTTCTTGCTCCACGGCATCCACCACTATTTGCCCATGGACAAGTACCGTCTAGTCATGCCGCCTGTGCTTTTCGTTGTGTTGGCTACTCCCTTCTGGAAGCTATACCAGTTCGTCTTCGCGTATAACTGGTACGTGGGCACTGCCGTGTACTGCGGCAGCGTCTTTGGCTACATCTGCTACGACTTGACCCATTACTTCCTGCATCACGAGAATCCCTCGCTGTGGTTCGGGCGGCTGAAGAAGTACCATCTCCAGCATCACTTCCTCGATTACGACCTCGGCTTTGGCGTCACCAGCAAGTTCTGGGACACAATCTTTAGCACAGAGCTGCAGCCCTCCATCAAGACCAAATGAGCCATCCTCGGTGGTCTGGTTGCCTCTGCGCATTCCCGTCGACTGTAATCGAAATAGGTTGGCTAGAGGTGTCAGTGGCAGCGACATTGTCGATTTTGGTGGCGGCTAGCAGTCGTTTGTTGAGGGCGTCTGAACACTGGATACAACTTACAAGGTGCATCATACTGATACGCATACGGAGGTGTAACAGAGATATCGACCACCCCCTAGTAGCAATCGACTATCTGGTCCTTATCAAAATCCTTCTCCTCTTACGATATTGGCCTTCGTCATTGTTGTGTCCTGCCTCTTATTCCCATACCATGCCTCTCTTTCCTTGCCCAGTCCTCAGCTTAATTCGAACTCTTGGCGACGCATAAGATGTATTGTCAGCCGTTAGTCGTACTTTGTGTTTGATGCGCGGCCGCCTAGGCTTGTCATGTGAGGCGCACGATTAAGCTGGctctggcggtggtggaaTCGGTGTGTTTAGTAGTTCCTTCGTAGATTATGACGCAGTGTTTCCTGCGTAGGACAACTCGCTATGGGGAATTTTTAGGCTGTTAGGCCAAGGGATATCCAAAGGGTTTTCATGAAAGGTCACGGCCGCATTCGACCCATCGAGCACGAGCATTGCTTCTGATGCAAATGACCTGTAATCAACTGCTGCATTCATTGGACCTATGCGGTCTGCGGTGCATCGAGTGGTACTGTGTGGCATCTTGGGAGTGTTTGGCAAGGGAATACCACAACCGTCTCTCCATCAGAGGGCATAACCGCAGCCAATACATCGAGTACGAACAGTGTATCTGATGCGTATGACGCGAACTCGATGGCCGACCCCATTAGTGGGGTGCAAGGACTTTCAGTCGtcgctggtgatgatggccgcaGCATCAAGTCGAGTCTCCTGGCGCAGACCTAGACTTCCGTTGATCCAGCTCCCCTACACCAGGCAGAGCCCGGCGATggaactttttttttttagaGTGTGACGACGTCCAGTACGGCAGCAACGGTATCAAGACGTCTCGGGCAACCAAATTTCTACTTACAAAGTCCTCTAACTAAAAATCCAATCAGTCGACAGTCGCAGCCGTGCCTTGAGGAACGTAGTTCCGAGAGGTTTTATGCCCCACCCGCGGCCACCTGTAGCCACCTTTCCCCCCTCGCTTTCCGCCTCTCCTGTTGGCCCGCTCCGCTCGCTTTCGTTGGTGCTCGTGTCGCACAGAGGACAGCCACAGGCCGTATACTATCGTACAGCGGGCCAACCCACTCTAGAAACGGCTGCCTAGCAGGCAGCCGTCACTGCCTAAATTGGCATAGCTTTCCTTTGTGTACAGGGGAAGGCAACCCGGTCGCGGGTTGCGCAAAaggccttgaggaacgaagtTGGGCAGTTTATCAGCTCTGGTCGTGAAATTGAAGATCGGATGAAGATCCGTGTAGAAATGTGGGGATTAGGAATCTGCAGGAAACGCGAGCGAGTGAAGGCGCCTGTTAGATTGGCTGGGATACCCCTGAGTCACTACTGAGAAGTGAGCGAATGATCCGGTGCTACGTGttggaaaaaaaaaagcaatGAACGGGCAGGAACAAGGGGTATAAGAATTTTAAAAGTGCCAGAAAGGCAATCAAATTGGAGTCTTCCTCTATTATGTTGTTTATTCTCTTCGGTCCTAAATTCGGATAGGCCATGGCGACACTACCTGTGCGATTCGAATTTTATTGCAATGGAGGGGAAGAAACGTTAAATTTCGCGCATGACATCCCTCATGAGCTCGTTCGACAGAGTCAGTTCGTTGGAGAAGGCAGTGCATATGATAATTGCTttttggcggcggtgacgcccgTCTTGAAGGCGCGAGCGCAAGCCTGTCAAGACGCGTCAGGCACATTCTGCGAGAACTGTGGATCTGTGGCAACAAACATCCTACAGCATGTCATGTCGTGGCTTAACAAGGCGGGCGACCCGTTCATTGGGGTCTATGTTTGCGCCGTATgtgaggggggcggcgggtgcgagATGGAGCTACGACAGGAGCTTGGGGACATCATGGCGGAGATGAGGCGTACTCCAAACAAAGAACCTTCGGCGCAGTGCAGAGAGGTTGTCATGTGCAAGGTTTGCGGAGAGACAGCTGGAGTGAAGAAATGCGGAGGATGTTGGACAGTCGGATACTGTAGCAGAGATCACCAAAAAGGGGACTGGAAGGTTCATAAGAGAGCCTGCAAGCGGTACACGTCATGAGCGTTACCCGACACAACGGAAGGAAGTCGCGAGATAGTGACCTTCCAGTATATTTGGTTCATTTCTTCTGAGATAGCGGTTTGTTTCCATGGTCTTGCCCTTCGGTGATTCGAGCGGGTCCTTGAAATTTCTTTGGAGGCTGGCGAACACGTTGAGGTCGGGACGGGTCGGACGTTGACGTCTTGGATGATGCAGAGTCAGGTACATTCTGAGTTGCGGGCGGGCCGACACttgggccgtcgacgccatcataGCTGTCTTGTGAGACGGAGTCGTCGGTGTCGCAGGCAGCGACAATGGTTGATGAAATAGGGGAAAGCCGCGGCCGCTTTGACGGTGTTTGAGTAGGGCTAGGAGACCGTCTCTTGTTGGAGCCACTTGCGGAGGTTGGGGCCAGGGACACGGGTGTCGCAGGCGCGGTGCCGCTCGGAGGCGGGTTCCGTTTCCTTGTGGAGGTGAAGCGAGCCATGGCATCGTCATATTCGGAGACAGTCCCGACAGGTCTCTTTGGCGTCGTGGGAGAAGCTTTGCTTGCGAGCGGATGATTGAAAGCGGTCTTGTCGAGGAAGGTCCAAGTATCGGGGACAACTATAAAAACGTAGTCCTGCTCGAAGGCCGGAGGCTGCCGCATCAAGCCGTGGGCTAGCAGCCCGGCCACCTTTCCTGTGCACGTGAATGGCGCGCCTGGCTGGAACTGGGAGTCACGTCTCTCTACCATCTTCTTGCAGAGTGAGGTCCAGGGATTGGCATGAACAGGAAACATGACAAAGACTTGGAAGGGATGGAATCCTCTGAACGGCGTTTTGTCGGGTGTCCCGGGGCATAAAAACGTTGATAGCTGCACGAACCCACAGCATTTGAGTTGCGCTTCGTCGAAAGCGGAGGCGATGTTCTCGTGAAGGCGgtccaggccggcgccgatgacgggGCCGGTGAAGGAGACAATCGGCATCATGGAGGGGGTTGAGGTTGATGAGCAGAGAAGGCGAGGGGATACTCTGGAGTGAAGTGGTCAAGGAGCCATGGCCGCAGCTGGCGTGGCACGGGAACTTACGGCTGGAAACTGTGATCGCGCACAACGAAGACAGGTATGGTGTACTCGTCGACCTTGTCTTCGTCCGACTCGAGACCATCACGCCTCTCAAGCTCCCACGCGAGGGCAAAAGGATGGACACGGCCGGTCATGAAAAACCACTGGTCAGCCCACTCGGAAGCATCAATCTGTTGGTTGTACAATGAGATGTTCAAACTGAAAAAGACAGACGGTGGAGTCGTCCCGGAGCCGTCTGCGATCGGGGCGTAGTCTGGGGTCAAAAGCCACTGGGGACTGGGCAACTGGATTTTGGCGAGGGTCTCGGCATTGAGGCCCTTCACATGATGTTCATCGGGGTTGGCGAACCTGACCGGAGCAGCACAAGGTTGGAGGAAGGCCATCATGGACATGTCTCCTCCAACATATTTCTGACTGTCTAGAGGTTTTCGGTCGAGGCCGGGGAGGGCCTGTCGCTGTTGAGAGGCGGACATTGCTTGAAACGGAGAGTAGCGAATGGTGATCCAGGCTCGTGGAGTCGTGATCTGGGCATAGCGGCCTTCGGTGCTGGGGGCCATAAATTGCTGGTGAAGCAAGTAGGAAGTTTGGAGATATATGGACGTCAAAGTGTCGGGAAGGCACGATGGAAGAAGTAGCGGTGGACGATTCTTGCGTGTTGTGTCATAAAGGAGGTGCACGGGCAGGGAATATTGGTTGGGTTTGAGGAGTTTGAAACTTGAGTCTCTCTAGCTCCTTGCAGAGTCGGACAGTAACGGTGGTTGGCAAAAGAAACGCTGCATGATTTGGTTCAAGTTCGCTGCCGAGGTGGGTATCGCGCAATGGAGTGGCGGACAGAGAGGGCAAAAGAGACGCATTGGTCTGGTTTTAGGTGAATTTGACGACGATCCTTACCAAGCGAAAGATTTTTGTTTCTTCGTGGCGGAGCTCATTCTGTGGCAGAAGGAGGGCAGGGCCCGTGGTTGAGGAGGTGGGAGGGAAGATTGGTATAAAGTGGATGGGCTAGATGAGTTGTTTGGAAGTAGGGGTTGTTATCGGTCTGTAGAAGCCTGCAGGCAGGTCCAACTGATGTCATTGCGTGACGAAGTAAGAGCCATGGATGTGGCCTTCGGCGAGAGAGAACGGCGTCCGGACGAAGCGGAACAAGAGTCTGGACCTCAGGCCGGCCGTATCAG
Above is a genomic segment from Purpureocillium takamizusanense chromosome 2, complete sequence containing:
- a CDS encoding uncharacterized protein (EggNog:ENOG503PH7I); translation: MAPSTEGRYAQITTPRAWITIRYSPFQAMSASQQRQALPGLDRKPLDSQKYVGGDMSMMAFLQPCAAPVRFANPDEHHVKGLNAETLAKIQLPSPQWLLTPDYAPIADGSGTTPPSVFFSLNISLYNQQIDASEWADQWFFMTGRVHPFALAWELERRDGLESDEDKVDEYTIPVFVVRDHSFQPVSPRLLCSSTSTPSMMPIVSFTGPVIGAGLDRLHENIASAFDEAQLKCCGFVQLSTFLCPGTPDKTPFRGFHPFQVFVMFPVHANPWTSLCKKMVERRDSQFQPGAPFTCTGKVAGLLAHGLMRQPPAFEQDYVFIVVPDTWTFLDKTAFNHPLASKASPTTPKRPVGTVSEYDDAMARFTSTRKRNPPPSGTAPATPVSLAPTSASGSNKRRSPSPTQTPSKRPRLSPISSTIVAACDTDDSVSQDSYDGVDGPSVGPPATQNVPDSASSKTSTSDPSRPQRVRQPPKKFQGPARITEGQDHGNKPLSQKK
- the SCS7_1 gene encoding 4-hydroxysphinganine ceramide fatty acyl 2-hydroxylase (BUSCO:EOG09263KDI~EggNog:ENOG503NV5W~TransMembrane:4 (i198-216o222-240i282-300o306-325i)~COG:I); protein product: MPSRTLPTFTRAEVESHASAASCFVAIGTKVYDVTDFVDDHPGGGDLLLQYAGKDVGDILKGPTSHPHSEAAHDVLDELLAGLMVPEKAVGANSFAHPKAEANGALNGSVATEPSTFYVHPRTGMSCEEDLSRETDISQDYRKYKFLDLNRPLFLQVWNGRFSKEFYMDQVHRPRHYKGGDSAPLFGNFLEPLTKTPWWMVPTIWLPCVCYGVYLANQGHESPLITAAYWVFGVLLWTLIEYCMHRFLFHIDDYLPDNRVGITAHFLLHGIHHYLPMDKYRLVMPPVLFVVLATPFWKLYQFVFAYNWYVGTAVYCGSVFGYICYDLTHYFLHHENPSLWFGRLKKYHLQHHFLDYDLGFGVTSKFWDTIFSTELQPSIKTK